The Ostrinia nubilalis chromosome 15, ilOstNubi1.1, whole genome shotgun sequence region cctgctgtcccatcggccgtcagttctcggtccacctagtggaaggcctgcccatgtctacgctacgtcttccggcttatggtcgccactcgagaacttttctgccccaacggccatcgtcactacgagctatgtgcctaatcgaaactaaataaaataaaacttcgaTTTTAATCTAATGTTAATGTCATAAACTGTTCACAGCCTTCacaaattaatttacatttgTTCCAGCTGCTTCATCAACGGCATAGACAACGAACTACCCTCTACGATGGCGTTCCAACAGAACTTCACTGAAGGAGCCTGTCTCACCGTCGCCTGGTCATCGGGCAGGATACAGCATTTCCCTATCGTGTACAATATGTAGAGGTCAGGTCAGTTTGTAGCTTGACATTTATACGGTGGATAGTacaaccagagtaaatacacatgagtaggtcatcttcatagaaacgcaccgagcgcggtttgtatgtgagcgcgccaatatttCAGCAATATTCGGCGCAACCatgactggctccccgctaatccccgctaaattttgtcattgtgtgcgtgcgcgccgcatacgtgttggcgcgctcacatacaaaccgcgcccgtgcgtttctatgaagatgacctactcatttgtatttactctagTACAACCTGGCCGAGTAATTAGCgaacctggcagccgtgacgtcacatcgacgctctgtgGGGCTATTCCGAAACACCATTTACGTAGTTTTGGGTCtttctgtcaccgtcgctcgcGCTGGcttctcgctttgcgtgagagggatagtaacattcgaaacttcggataacgtttttcggagtaaccccgctggtacggacggggcaaACGCGGAGAGATATGTAGGTGATTgcaactaaggcccagaacagacggtgaaacgaaactgcaactgctagttacttttgagttgcgtctaagtttctgccatagcgtccgttgagagaccacacatgacgcgaccagtttgaaactttcactttcagtttcattcatcagaatcatcagaaagttgcagtttcgttgcagttgcgtttcaccgtctgttctgggcctaagagtcGCATACCAGcgagttagctcgatcgggttgtgtactcaaaatagtttttggaagtgaaataaaaaaagatgattataaattatgtatgataAGCTGGTTACTTGTTGATTTTTGTTTGATTTCAAATCATAAACCTATGAAAATCGTAACTTACAGGTGACGTCAAACGTGGTATTTCACGAActtatggctgagttgcaccgcctTATTTTAAAcgtgactataaccataaccggtggtgcttttgtatggagtttgatgaacttttgacgtttgttaaagttaaagtaagatggtgcaacccagccttagagtatGTTTGACAGCTCATCAAAGTATTCAATTGACTGGTGGTGgcaaacaattaaaaaaaaaaacaagaaagtCTGTTGTATTTGGTGGTGGAAGAAGATGTACTTATAGAAACCATTGATTGTAATCAAATTCGAATCAGTATgattgatgcccgttttcaccatcaatccctattttttaagtgacccctatgtaagcAAAATCCCTGTTATAAGTTACCattggggtcacttaaaaattagggattgatggtgaaaacgggcataagtagcTTAGCTCACAAAAACTTGTATTTTCTTTTGATAAAACAGAATAAGAAACGCTGGTAAACGTAATTTTGTCGTAGACACATCTTCTAGTTAATAAGTTTTTGAAGTAACATAGGTATGCCAAAAGACTgcctaataatatttttgtactaTCAACTAGTGAAATAAGTAAACATTGTAAATGTGATGTAAATaaactcttttatttttaaacaaagttTTGGGTTTCATTTATTGGGATAATCATTTTAGTCGTAGATTCTGTAGTACTTGTAGTAATAGCAGTAGTGATGATTGCAGTAGTAGTGATAGTAGAAGAATCATTTAAAGTAGTCCTAGTCACATTGATCATAGCATACTTATCAAATTCTTTGTTTCGTCTGTACATCATTGTTGGCTTGTATCTGTATCTAATTGTTTTTTGACTTTTTAAATCCCTCGCTGCGGCTTTCAACAATGGATTAATCAAATCTGACGACTTTTTCAGGGCTAACGAGTCTTTTAACTCGTCGTCAAGACTTAACTGTACTTTAACATAAACGTTATTTCGATTCGTGTAATGTGAATGCTCATCACTCTCCATAAATTTTCTGCCCGCGAATTTACCGTTACAGACAGAAAATACAGAACAAATTCTACTTTTTAAATCCCTTTCTAAATTCCCCAAATCGACATCTATGTTTACAATTAAATCCTTTTTAATATTCTGCTGAAGTCTTGCTCTTAGCGACTCTAAACCTGTATCCAGATCCATTTTTATTAGAGTTATTGTATCCCTTATTGTATTCTTTATGTAAGATTTAAGCGCCTTTATGTTTGCCTTCTCATCTTTTACATGGTTTAGTTGGAAATCAGCAGTCGTTCTTTTGAATATCTTAATAGTTTTATCCTCTGCTACTAAGCTTAAGTTGGTTATTACACTGGCAACATCATCTTTTTCTTGACTGTCTTCATTATTAACATCCCTTACATACATCGATGCGTAGTTCCTCAATGTACTGACAGCGGTATCGTTTAGTGCTATATAAAAGTCTGTCATGAATTTTGATAGTTCTTGAGAGCAAATTTTGAAGAACTCGCATTTGACCTTCgtctttatattattatccttGGGCGTTCCTTGCCGAAGGCCTACATCGTTTTCGAATAGGATCTCCTGCCCATTATTACTAACCACTTTgcaaattattttgtacttatcTGCCATAACTTCCAAATCTTTGACTATGTGAGCGAGAAACTCGTGAAACTGCTCGAAAAATAGGAAGAGTTTTGTTCCTTGGAATGAGTCTGGTTGATGCTTTGCGTATATCAAGTACTGCTTCTTCAGTTTATCCCATTGCTTGTTCCATTTGGAAGCTATAGAAATGGTGTTGTGCACGCGATTTTGGCTCTTACTTAATTCGTTATCCGGTGTGCTTTTCCATAAACATTTGTTTGAAAGAAGTCTCGCCATGATCCCATCTAAAGTGTTTGTCACAAGATTTCGGGTGTCTTTTGTAACGTTTTCTTTCATCAGTGCAGCCTTAATTTCACGCCtgatcttcttataattatttattttggctCTTAATGGGTCCGGTATtagtttttcttcttttttcctCAGATGTTTGTGTTTGTTATTATTTGGAACGAATTCTACTATAGTGGTTTCATCATTGCCTTCTAGCGTGAGATTATCATTTTCttcgtcttttgtttttgccTCTACGTCATAATCTTGTAGCAGTGGTTTTAGTTCTGCGATTTTTTTCTGTATAACATTTTCCACTGAAGATTCCTTGAGGACTCTAAACGTTGGTTCTGCGTTGAATGCTCCTGGCTTTAGATACGGGGTGATGAATGTTTGCACAAATTCTAATAGTGTTGTTATGTCGGGCAAGTTTCCTTTTATTAGGCTTCCCTTCGTAGGGACTTgtgaataaataagtatagaACAAAGCAGTTGTGCTGAAAAGGAAAggagtacctatttaattagGTCGACATCAGtatgttattattgttttatagtGTCAATCTATTGGATTGATTCCTATTTTGTTAGTCCCTAAAATAATGTGGAAtttaaattttggaaaatcttgGATTTGAAAAAGGACTTTTAACTTAAAAGCAGAGTCTTATCTTTCTTTTTGTGTTATATTATATGCCTCTTTCACTAAGCGCTTTCTTAGTTTTAGTAATCTTACGCCCAGAGTGTTTTCTTATTGCCTCGTATGACATTTAACTTAAGGCATGTTTTACAACTTTGTCCTCTTACCTTTAAGAGAGTTTGCTCTAAAGTTTTCCATTATGTTGCCTTAATCGGTTTTCAATCCATTTTACAGGCATGTTTACGGTCGCCACTGGCGATATATGAAACGGATACTATGGCTACGTTTTACGACCCTCTTTTATATCTTGAATTTTATTATGTCCGTGGATTGAATGGAAAAGATTTGTAGTTTAAGATTTTACAGGAAAATGCCTTTTACAATGTGAGCAGGGAGTTATTTAGAtgaaataaaatactatttcttTGTAGATACCAAACTGATTCCCTAAGATGAAATAGTGAATTGATGCCTgatcattgttattgtttaacGAAAATGTAATGAAAAATACATATATTAAAAGCTAGTAAGAGAAAAAAGAGACAACTAACATAATATTCTGTAAATATTTTCTAGGTAGGTACAACATATTATGTTTAGGCGCAGGCCACCATTTTTTtaggccgatagttgggttggGCTGTTAATTAGTACATGAAAGTGCGCAAATTgcatcggccgattcttcaaacaaattagaatcggtTCCAACTATCAGCCGACTAAATATCTTTAGTCTGCCGAGAGtcctaaattaaaaatgtttttgccaTTCAACTCAAAAGGAGTTGTGCATGTTTTGTCATTTTGGCTAGAATATAAACGATATCAATTAAAACACGAATTAAGCaacagcatttttatttaacaacatTACATTATATTCATATAGTCGTACTGTAATTCACACATCTTCAATGTACATATTAATATACTTTAATAAGTAGGACGTACTCGATTGCAAAAGCCCACTGGAAGCTTAAAACTAGTATTGCAACAATGGTATCACTTGCATGTTatcaaaacttaaatatttttaattaaataatatttttttgttataaaaaacaATCTAGTCTTAAgacttttgtttacaattttaaattttaatccgAAACAAAACTACATTCGGCAAACTACATCTTTTTctaaggaatattttaattaattatgaaaatcTACTTGCTTATGAATAAGTAAATGTACAAATGAGTAAATGACTTAATTCATGAAGATTATATTCGAAGATAATATTGTTTGGTCTTGAATAAAACACTTCATTCGTGAAAATATAAGAagacaatattttaattgtatacATATGAAAATGtatcaaaaaaatattcataaagtcAGAGCGTGCAGAAGTTGAAGACGTTTATCGTAATTGAACAAACAAATACTTAAATAGGTACGTATCGCATAACTATTTTTAACCTACCTAAATTCTTACCAAATCACTAATTAATGGGATAAGTTGTGttcaatttgttttattatttttggacTCATTATTTTAATCCAAGCAACGGATACAATGCATTTTCTCGTTATGGCGTTGCTATACAAAACGTACATGAATACTACTGAATAGTAGTAATTATTTAACTCTAGCAACACTGACCAAGCTTACAACCAAGCTTACAACGTACTACTCTAACAGATTGAGCTTGCTGTTGGTCTTGCGCAGCTGTGCTCGCCATGGTATGATTTTTGCGCTCTCGGCATTGTCGTCGTCATGTTTACCGTTTGTCGCGTGACCTGTGGAcgttaaaataacaatgttacCAGTACACGAAATAAAATTCCTTCCATTTTGACAATGTCCTAACTTTCTTCACTACTAAAAACTAGTAAGAAAACATCAGTCAGTAAATATATAACCGGCATACACACGTAAATCTTATGATTAATAGATCgttaatttttaaagttttgattCAGGAAAAATTCGCAAAAAAACTTAATAGTCTGCAATTAGTAAAACATGTGAAGCTGATTGTGGACTGCCTAAAATACGAGTACCAAATGGAAACGCAATTTGTCTCGACTGTTAGCTAAGTGCCAAAGCTAATGAAGCAAAACAAGTGATTTGACAGTCCAGATTAGTTAAAACTATCAATTTTACGCATGGAAAACTGAACAGAATGTCGTTTTTCGGTAACGAATTCATTATGAAGAACTAACCATGTGAATAACAGCTCATCAACAATAGCAGAAGTGTACCCATTTCCACGATTGTTTGTGTTGTGTTTGTGCGGTATTGTTATTTACTTACAATTTAcataaatatcaaaaatatacCCATAGAATAGGTAGTTTTTGTAAGCATCACGACAGCATGAAAATGTCTATGAAGTCGCAATAGTGTGAGAATTAGTCGTAGCAATACGAATGCTGTAGCTACAGTACTGACCGTTACAGTGGTCCGATGATAGCTTCGCTTCTGAGGGCGCGCGCGCGGGCTGCGCAGGAGTGTCGTAGCAGAGCGATATGTTGTCGATAGAGTCGTAGCAATGCGAGAATGAGTCGTAGCAGTGCAATACTAGTGCTACGGCTCTCTCAAGGAATTGACAGAGGGTACTGACCGTTACCTAATCATATCATAGCCTAATACGGTACTGAAGCAAGAGTACTGACTACTGACCGTTACAGTGGCACGAGCAGTTGTCGATGAAGTAGTAGCACTCATAGCAATGCCAGCATAAGTCAACTAATCTAGCGAGAGTACTGACCGTTACAGTGGTCCGAGGATAGCTTCGCTTCTGAGGGCGCGCGTGCAGGCTGCGCTGGAGTGTCGTAGCAGAGCGACATGTTGTCGATAGAGTGGTAGCAGTGTGAGAATGAGTAGTAGCAGTGCGAGAATGAGTCGTGTAGCAGTTAAATAGAAAGCACTTCTATTGAACTGCTACACGCGCTCTCTCAAGAAATTGACAGAGGATATTGACCGTTACAGTGGTCCAAGGATAGCTTCGCT contains the following coding sequences:
- the LOC135078721 gene encoding uncharacterized protein LOC135078721, translating into MENFRANSLKAQLLCSILIYSQVPTKGSLIKGNLPDITTLLEFVQTFITPYLKPGAFNAEPTFRVLKESSVENVIQKKIAELKPLLQDYDVEAKTKDEENDNLTLEGNDETTIVEFVPNNNKHKHLRKKEEKLIPDPLRAKINNYKKIRREIKAALMKENVTKDTRNLVTNTLDGIMARLLSNKCLWKSTPDNELSKSQNRVHNTISIASKWNKQWDKLKKQYLIYAKHQPDSFQGTKLFLFFEQFHEFLAHIVKDLEVMADKYKIICKVVSNNGQEILFENDVGLRQGTPKDNNIKTKVKCEFFKICSQELSKFMTDFYIALNDTAVSTLRNYASMYVRDVNNEDSQEKDDVASVITNLSLVAEDKTIKIFKRTTADFQLNHVKDEKANIKALKSYIKNTIRDTITLIKMDLDTGLESLRARLQQNIKKDLIVNIDVDLGNLERDLKSRICSVFSVCNGKFAGRKFMESDEHSHYTNRNNVYVKVQLSLDDELKDSLALKKSSDLINPLLKAAARDLKSQKTIRYRYKPTMMYRRNKEFDKYAMINVTRTTLNDSSTITTTAIITTAITTSTTESTTKMIIPINETQNFV